Proteins encoded by one window of Pseudomonas coleopterorum:
- a CDS encoding GntR family transcriptional regulator yields the protein MSVTSVSPLPVPDPEFTTPPSAAPLEAETLSENVFRRIQAAIINGEIAPGSKISEPELARTYGISRGPLREAIHRLEGQRLLVRIPHVGARVVSLNHAELIELYEIRESLEGMACRLAAERMSQAQIDELREVLATHERDAAFQAGVGYYQQEGDFDFHYRIIQGSGNSTLVQMLCDDLYQLVRMYRIQFSATPNRPHQAFAEHHRILDAIAERDGELAELLMRRHIAASKRNVERHYLEPNQNNTPGAPS from the coding sequence ATGTCCGTTACCTCTGTTTCGCCCTTGCCCGTTCCCGATCCGGAATTCACGACCCCGCCCAGCGCCGCTCCACTGGAAGCCGAGACGCTGTCGGAGAACGTGTTCCGCCGCATCCAGGCGGCCATCATCAATGGCGAAATAGCCCCAGGCAGCAAGATCTCCGAACCCGAACTGGCACGCACCTACGGCATCAGCCGCGGACCGCTGCGTGAAGCCATCCACCGTCTGGAAGGCCAGCGCCTGCTGGTGCGCATTCCCCACGTCGGTGCCCGGGTGGTGTCGCTCAACCACGCCGAACTCATCGAACTCTACGAAATCCGCGAGTCCCTCGAAGGCATGGCCTGTCGACTGGCTGCCGAGCGCATGAGCCAGGCTCAGATCGACGAGTTGCGCGAGGTGCTCGCCACCCATGAACGCGACGCCGCGTTCCAGGCCGGCGTCGGCTACTACCAGCAGGAAGGCGATTTCGACTTCCACTACCGCATCATTCAGGGTAGCGGCAACAGCACGCTGGTGCAGATGCTCTGCGATGACCTGTACCAACTGGTGCGCATGTACCGCATCCAGTTCTCTGCCACGCCCAACCGTCCGCACCAGGCTTTCGCCGAGCATCACCGTATCCTCGACGCCATCGCCGAGCGCGACGGCGAACTGGCCGAGTTGCTCATGCGTCGGCACATCGCCGCGTCCAAGCGCAATGTCGAACGCCATTACCTGGAACCCAACCAGAACAACACCCCAGGAGCCCCATCATGA
- a CDS encoding sulfite exporter TauE/SafE family protein: protein MEVGTWGFTIAGLVVGFIVGMTGVGGGSLMTPILLWFGINPATAVGTDLLYAAITKASGVWVHGRNKNIDWKITGWLALGSVPAAAFVLWYLKSLNAEPQAMGVVIKQALAVVLFLTALAILFKKRLQALASRHAGDRYNLSPNTLNALTVVTGVVLGVMVSLTSIGAGALGTVALFMLYPFLATRRLVGTEIAHAVPLTLVAGMGHASMGNMDWSLLGHLLLGSLPGIYLGSHLSGRVSDDILRPCLAVMLLLIGYKLAF from the coding sequence ATGGAAGTAGGTACCTGGGGTTTCACCATTGCCGGATTGGTCGTGGGCTTCATCGTCGGCATGACCGGCGTCGGCGGCGGCTCATTGATGACGCCGATTTTGCTCTGGTTTGGCATCAATCCAGCCACGGCGGTCGGTACCGATCTGTTGTACGCGGCCATCACCAAAGCCAGTGGCGTGTGGGTTCATGGACGCAACAAGAACATCGACTGGAAGATCACCGGCTGGCTGGCGCTGGGCAGCGTGCCAGCGGCAGCGTTCGTGCTCTGGTACCTGAAAAGCCTGAATGCCGAACCGCAGGCCATGGGCGTGGTGATCAAGCAGGCGCTGGCGGTCGTGCTGTTCCTGACGGCGTTGGCGATCCTGTTCAAGAAACGCCTGCAAGCCTTGGCCAGCCGCCATGCCGGAGATCGCTACAACCTCAGCCCGAACACCCTCAACGCGCTCACCGTAGTGACTGGCGTGGTGCTAGGGGTGATGGTTTCGCTGACCTCGATCGGCGCCGGTGCCTTGGGGACGGTGGCGTTGTTCATGCTGTATCCGTTCCTGGCGACCCGGCGCCTGGTGGGCACCGAAATCGCCCATGCTGTGCCATTGACTCTGGTCGCGGGCATGGGGCATGCCAGCATGGGTAACATGGACTGGTCATTGCTCGGGCATTTGCTGCTCGGCTCGCTGCCGGGGATCTACCTGGGCAGCCATCTGTCCGGGCGGGTTTCGGACGATATCCTGCGGCCCTGCCTGGCGGTGATGCTGCTGTTGATCGGTTACAAGCTTGCGTTCTGA
- the prpB gene encoding methylisocitrate lyase — translation MSQPSRPGQRFRQALAEESPLQVVGAINANHALLAQRAGFKAIYLSGGGVAAGSLGLPDLGITGLDDVLTDVRRITDVCDLPLLVDVDTGFGSSAFNVARTVKSMIKFGAAAMHIEDQVGAKRCGHRPNKEIVSQQEMVDRIKAAVDARTDDSFVIMARTDALAVEGLESALDRAAACIEAGADMIFPEAITELQMYQLFASRVKAPILANITEFGATPLFTTEQLGGVGVGLVLYPLSAFRAMNKAAENVYTAIRRDGTQQNVVDTMQTRMELYDAIEYHDFERKLDALFAQKK, via the coding sequence ATGAGTCAGCCCTCCCGCCCCGGCCAACGCTTCCGTCAGGCCCTCGCCGAAGAGTCGCCCTTGCAGGTGGTCGGCGCCATCAACGCCAACCACGCCCTGCTCGCCCAGCGCGCCGGTTTCAAGGCCATCTACCTGTCCGGTGGCGGCGTCGCGGCCGGCTCCCTGGGCCTTCCCGATCTGGGCATCACCGGCCTGGACGATGTGCTGACCGACGTGCGCCGCATCACCGATGTGTGCGATCTGCCGCTGCTGGTCGACGTCGACACCGGTTTCGGCTCGTCGGCCTTCAATGTCGCCCGCACCGTGAAGTCGATGATCAAGTTCGGCGCCGCGGCCATGCACATCGAAGACCAGGTGGGCGCCAAGCGCTGTGGCCACAGGCCGAACAAGGAAATCGTTTCCCAGCAGGAAATGGTCGACCGCATCAAGGCGGCAGTGGATGCGCGCACCGACGACAGCTTCGTGATCATGGCGCGCACCGATGCGTTGGCGGTGGAAGGTCTGGAGTCAGCCCTGGACCGCGCGGCAGCCTGCATCGAAGCGGGTGCGGACATGATCTTCCCCGAAGCCATCACCGAACTGCAGATGTACCAGCTGTTCGCCAGCCGGGTGAAAGCGCCGATTCTGGCCAACATCACCGAGTTCGGCGCCACGCCGCTGTTCACCACCGAGCAGCTCGGCGGTGTGGGCGTCGGCCTGGTGCTCTACCCGCTGTCCGCGTTCCGCGCCATGAACAAGGCCGCCGAGAACGTCTACACCGCGATTCGCCGCGATGGCACCCAGCAGAACGTGGTCGACACCATGCAGACGCGCATGGAACTGTACGACGCCATCGAGTACCACGACTTCGAGCGCAAACTCGACGCGCTGTTCGCGCAGAAAAAATGA
- the acnD gene encoding Fe/S-dependent 2-methylisocitrate dehydratase AcnD, translated as MNTQHRKSLPNSPLDYYDAREAVEALQPGAYATLPYTSRVLAENLVRRCDPATLDASLRQLIERKRDLDFPWYPARVVCHDILGQTALVDLAGLRDAIASQGGDPALVNPVVPTQLIVDHSLAVESAGFDPQAFEKNRAIEDRRNEDRFHFIDWTRKAFKNVDVIPPGNGIMHQINLEKMSPVIQVREGVAFPDTCVGTDSHTPHVDALGVVAIGVGGLEAESVMLGRASWMRLPEIVGVKLTGQLQPGITATDMVLSLTQYLRQQKVVGAYLEFFGEGARALTLGDRATLSNMAPEYGATAAMFAIDQQTIDYLRLTGREEQQVQLVEDYARLTGLWADSLDDAVYERDLSFDLSGVVRNMAGPSNPHARIATSDLTAQGIAGPWSEVPGQMPDGAVIIAAITSCTNTSNPRNVIAAGLLARNANRLGLTRKPWVKSSLAPGSKTVALYLDEAGLTEELETLGFGIVAFACTTCNGMSGALDPVIQQEIIERDLYATAVLSGNRNFDGRIHPYARQAFLASPPLVVAYAIAGTIRFDIEKDVLGLDPQGQPIRLKDIWPSDEEVNAVVKSSVKPEQFRQVYIPMFAVHEDHGPKVAPLYDWRPASTYIRRPPYWEGALAGERTLKGMRPLAVLPDNITTDHLSPSNAIMLDSAAGEYLAKMGLPEEDFNSYATHRGDHLTAQRATFANPKLFNEMVVENGKVRQGSLARLEPEGQVMRMWEAIETYMQRKQPLIIIAGADYGQGSSRDWAAKGVRLAGVEAIAAEGFERIHRTNLVGMGVLPLQFDAGTDRKTLGIDGTEVFDVVGRLTPQARLTLIIERRNGERVQVPVTCRLDTAEEVSIYEAGGVLQRFAQDFLQATAPTHAAADAH; from the coding sequence ATGAACACACAACACCGCAAGTCATTACCCAACTCGCCGCTGGACTATTACGACGCCCGAGAAGCCGTCGAAGCCCTCCAGCCCGGCGCCTACGCCACCCTGCCGTACACCTCCCGCGTATTGGCGGAAAACCTGGTGCGCCGTTGCGACCCCGCCACCCTGGACGCCTCCCTGCGCCAGCTGATCGAGCGCAAGCGTGACCTGGACTTCCCCTGGTACCCGGCGCGAGTGGTGTGCCACGACATCCTCGGCCAGACCGCTCTGGTCGACCTGGCCGGCCTACGTGACGCCATCGCCTCACAGGGCGGTGACCCGGCGCTGGTCAATCCGGTGGTCCCGACGCAACTGATCGTCGACCACTCCCTGGCGGTGGAAAGCGCCGGCTTCGATCCGCAGGCGTTCGAGAAAAACCGCGCCATCGAAGACCGTCGCAACGAAGACCGCTTCCACTTCATCGACTGGACGCGCAAGGCGTTCAAGAACGTCGACGTCATTCCGCCGGGCAACGGCATCATGCACCAGATCAACCTGGAGAAAATGTCGCCGGTGATCCAGGTCCGCGAAGGCGTGGCCTTCCCCGACACCTGCGTCGGCACCGACAGCCATACCCCCCATGTCGACGCGCTCGGCGTGGTGGCCATCGGCGTGGGCGGCCTCGAAGCCGAAAGCGTCATGCTCGGTCGCGCGTCGTGGATGCGCCTGCCCGAAATTGTCGGGGTCAAGCTGACTGGCCAATTGCAGCCGGGCATCACCGCCACCGACATGGTGCTGTCCCTGACCCAGTACCTGCGTCAGCAGAAAGTGGTGGGTGCGTACCTGGAGTTCTTCGGTGAAGGCGCACGCGCCCTGACCCTGGGCGACCGCGCCACGCTCTCCAACATGGCCCCGGAATACGGCGCGACTGCGGCGATGTTCGCGATCGACCAGCAGACCATCGACTACCTGCGCCTCACTGGCCGCGAAGAGCAGCAGGTGCAACTGGTCGAAGACTATGCGCGCCTGACCGGCCTGTGGGCCGACAGCCTGGACGACGCTGTCTATGAGCGTGACCTGAGCTTCGATCTGTCCGGCGTCGTACGCAACATGGCCGGGCCGAGCAACCCGCACGCGCGCATCGCGACCAGCGACCTGACGGCCCAGGGCATCGCCGGCCCCTGGAGCGAAGTGCCCGGGCAGATGCCGGACGGCGCAGTGATCATCGCCGCCATCACCAGTTGCACCAACACCAGCAACCCCCGCAACGTCATCGCTGCCGGTTTGCTGGCGCGCAATGCCAACCGCCTGGGCCTGACCCGCAAGCCCTGGGTCAAATCGTCCCTGGCACCGGGCTCGAAAACCGTGGCCCTGTACCTGGACGAAGCTGGCCTGACCGAGGAACTGGAAACCCTGGGCTTCGGCATCGTCGCCTTCGCCTGCACCACCTGCAACGGCATGTCCGGCGCGCTCGACCCGGTGATCCAGCAGGAGATCATCGAGCGCGACCTGTATGCCACTGCGGTGCTCTCGGGCAATCGCAATTTCGACGGACGTATCCACCCCTATGCCCGTCAGGCCTTCCTGGCCTCGCCGCCGCTGGTGGTGGCCTATGCGATTGCCGGCACCATTCGTTTCGACATCGAAAAAGACGTGCTCGGCCTCGATCCGCAAGGTCAGCCCATCCGCCTCAAGGACATCTGGCCCAGCGACGAGGAAGTCAACGCAGTGGTCAAATCGTCGGTGAAACCCGAGCAGTTCCGTCAGGTGTACATCCCCATGTTCGCCGTGCACGAGGACCACGGGCCGAAGGTCGCGCCACTGTATGACTGGCGCCCGGCGAGCACCTACATCCGTCGGCCGCCGTACTGGGAAGGCGCACTGGCCGGCGAGCGCACGCTCAAGGGCATGCGCCCGCTGGCAGTGCTGCCGGACAACATCACCACCGATCACCTGTCGCCATCCAACGCGATCATGCTCGACAGCGCCGCCGGTGAATACCTGGCGAAAATGGGCCTGCCCGAAGAAGACTTCAACTCCTACGCCACCCACCGCGGCGATCACCTGACCGCGCAACGGGCGACGTTCGCCAATCCCAAGCTGTTCAACGAAATGGTGGTGGAGAACGGCAAGGTCCGCCAGGGCTCGCTCGCTCGCCTGGAACCCGAAGGCCAGGTCATGCGCATGTGGGAAGCCATCGAGACCTACATGCAGCGCAAGCAGCCGCTGATCATCATCGCCGGGGCAGACTATGGCCAGGGTTCCTCACGGGACTGGGCGGCCAAGGGTGTTCGTCTGGCCGGGGTGGAAGCGATCGCCGCCGAGGGCTTCGAGCGTATCCACCGCACCAACCTGGTGGGCATGGGCGTGCTGCCGCTGCAGTTCGACGCGGGCACGGACCGCAAGACCCTGGGCATCGATGGCACCGAGGTGTTCGACGTGGTCGGCCGGTTGACGCCCCAGGCGCGGCTGACCCTGATCATCGAACGGCGCAACGGCGAGCGCGTGCAGGTGCCGGTCACCTGCCGCCTGGACACCGCCGAAGAAGTCTCGATCTACGAAGCCGGTGGCGTGCTGCAACGCTTCGCCCAGGATTTCCTGCAGGCGACCGCACCCACTCACGCTGCCGCCGACGCCCATTGA
- a CDS encoding dihydrofolate reductase family protein, whose protein sequence is MKPYVICHMMSSVDGHALTDGWARPFKNAAGDLYERLAKQFDFDAWACGRVTMQEIAHDEGYPSGLAKGPIERTHHFADRSASAYAISIDPQGKVGWKSNTALDSHIVEVLTEAVSDDYLAYLQSIQVSYIFAGKESLDLHQVVDILGRELGIKRLVVEGGPHVSGSFVNAGLVDEISVLLLPLVDGRGEHPASFEIDAKQWQQPTYLTLDSAEVQEGGAVWLRYRQQEQPTA, encoded by the coding sequence ATGAAGCCCTATGTAATCTGCCACATGATGTCCTCCGTCGACGGTCATGCACTAACCGACGGCTGGGCCCGGCCGTTCAAGAATGCCGCCGGCGATCTGTACGAACGCTTGGCCAAACAGTTCGACTTCGACGCCTGGGCCTGCGGGCGCGTAACGATGCAGGAAATCGCTCACGACGAGGGGTATCCGTCCGGCCTGGCCAAGGGGCCGATCGAGCGGACGCATCATTTTGCCGATCGCTCGGCCAGTGCCTACGCCATTTCCATCGACCCCCAGGGCAAGGTCGGCTGGAAGTCCAACACGGCGTTGGATTCACACATCGTCGAAGTGCTCACCGAAGCAGTCAGCGACGACTATCTGGCCTATCTGCAATCGATCCAGGTGTCTTACATCTTCGCCGGCAAGGAGTCCCTCGACCTGCATCAGGTGGTGGATATCCTTGGCCGGGAATTGGGCATCAAGCGCTTGGTCGTCGAAGGCGGCCCCCACGTCAGTGGCTCGTTCGTCAATGCCGGGCTGGTCGACGAAATCAGCGTCCTGCTGTTGCCATTGGTGGATGGCCGAGGCGAGCACCCGGCGTCGTTCGAGATCGATGCCAAGCAATGGCAGCAGCCGACCTACCTGACACTCGACAGTGCCGAGGTGCAAGAGGGCGGCGCGGTGTGGCTGCGTTACCGGCAGCAGGAGCAGCCCACCGCCTGA
- a CDS encoding GNAT family N-acetyltransferase, whose translation MNAIDIRPAAPDQIPAILDYVMAARASIFPQLDATQVPDDLARFDEVYLASNQGCFLLAWQAGRIVGAIGYLPYDQRFSQLQLTARDTVEVVRLFVSPSCRGAGVARALYAALLAQARQAGVATLYLHTHPFLPGAIAFWQKQGFEVIDVESDPVWQTTHMRLDLGAASSRSTRASS comes from the coding sequence GTGAACGCCATCGACATCCGTCCGGCAGCGCCGGACCAGATACCCGCGATCCTTGACTACGTCATGGCCGCCCGGGCCTCGATCTTCCCGCAGCTGGACGCCACCCAGGTGCCGGACGATCTGGCCCGCTTCGACGAGGTGTACCTGGCTTCGAACCAGGGCTGTTTCCTGCTCGCCTGGCAGGCGGGTCGCATCGTCGGCGCCATCGGCTACCTGCCCTATGACCAGCGCTTCAGCCAGCTGCAACTGACGGCCAGGGACACGGTCGAGGTGGTCAGGCTGTTCGTCTCGCCGAGCTGCCGGGGCGCCGGGGTTGCCAGGGCGCTGTACGCAGCGCTGCTGGCGCAGGCGCGCCAGGCTGGTGTGGCCACGTTGTACCTGCATACCCATCCGTTCCTGCCCGGAGCGATCGCGTTCTGGCAGAAACAGGGCTTCGAGGTAATCGACGTCGAGTCCGATCCCGTCTGGCAGACGACGCACATGCGCCTCGACCTCGGGGCAGCGTCGAGCAGGTCCACGCGCGCTTCAAGCTGA
- the prpC gene encoding bifunctional 2-methylcitrate synthase/citrate synthase, whose protein sequence is MAEAKVLSGAGLRGQVAGQTALSTVGMPGAGLTYRGYDVRELAEHALFEEVAYLLLHGELPTHDELAAYQGKLRSLRDLPQPLKEVLERIPSSTHPMDVMRTGCSFLGTLEPERNFSQQEHVTDRLLAAFPAIMCYWYRYSHHGVRISCTSDEDTFAGHFLYLLHGKSPSELHSKVMDVSLILYAEHEFNASTFTARVCASTLSDMYSCVTAAIGSLRGPLHGGANEAAMAMIQKFASPEEAVRGTLAMLERKDKIMGFGHAVYKDNDPRNEVIKGWAKKLADEAGDKVLYPVSEAIDKTMWEQKKLFPNADFYHASAYHFMGIATELFTPIFVCSRVTGWAAHVFEQRANNRIIRPSAEYVGVEQRAFVPLDRR, encoded by the coding sequence ATGGCCGAAGCAAAAGTACTCAGTGGCGCTGGCCTGCGTGGCCAGGTGGCCGGACAAACCGCGCTGTCGACCGTCGGCATGCCCGGCGCAGGGCTGACCTATCGCGGCTATGACGTGCGCGAACTGGCCGAGCACGCGCTGTTCGAAGAAGTCGCCTACCTGCTGCTGCACGGCGAGCTGCCCACCCACGACGAGCTGGCTGCCTACCAGGGCAAACTGCGCAGCCTGCGCGACTTGCCGCAGCCGCTCAAGGAAGTGCTCGAACGCATCCCGTCCAGCACCCATCCGATGGACGTGATGCGCACTGGCTGTTCGTTTCTCGGCACGCTCGAGCCGGAGCGTAACTTCAGTCAGCAGGAACACGTCACCGACCGCCTGCTGGCAGCCTTTCCGGCGATCATGTGCTACTGGTATCGCTACAGCCACCACGGCGTGCGCATCAGTTGCACCAGCGATGAAGACACCTTCGCCGGGCACTTCCTGTACCTGCTGCATGGCAAGTCACCGAGTGAACTGCACAGCAAGGTGATGGACGTCTCGCTGATCCTCTACGCCGAGCACGAATTCAACGCTTCGACTTTCACCGCCCGCGTGTGCGCCTCGACCCTGTCGGACATGTATTCGTGCGTGACCGCAGCCATCGGCTCGTTGCGCGGCCCCCTGCACGGCGGAGCCAACGAAGCGGCCATGGCCATGATCCAGAAGTTCGCGTCGCCCGAAGAAGCGGTACGCGGCACCTTGGCCATGCTCGAGCGCAAGGACAAGATCATGGGCTTCGGCCATGCCGTGTACAAAGACAACGACCCACGCAACGAAGTGATCAAGGGCTGGGCGAAGAAGCTGGCCGACGAAGCCGGTGACAAGGTCCTCTACCCCGTCTCCGAAGCCATCGACAAGACCATGTGGGAGCAAAAGAAGCTGTTTCCCAACGCCGACTTCTACCACGCCTCGGCGTACCACTTCATGGGCATCGCGACCGAGCTGTTTACGCCGATCTTCGTCTGCTCACGGGTGACCGGCTGGGCAGCCCATGTGTTCGAACAGCGGGCCAATAATCGGATCATTCGCCCCAGCGCCGAATACGTGGGCGTAGAGCAGCGCGCATTCGTGCCTCTGGATCGCCGCTGA
- the prpF gene encoding 2-methylaconitate cis-trans isomerase PrpF, producing MTQLRIPATYLRGGTSKGVFFKLADLPEAARLPGPARDALLLRVIGSPDPYGKQIDGMGGATSSTSKTVIVSPSSQPGHDIDYLFGQVSIDSAFVDWSGNCGNLSAAVGPFAIAQGLIDPTRVPHDGIATVRVWQANIGKTIIAHVPMSGGEVQETGDFELDGVTFPAAEVQLEFLDPAAEADGAAGAMFPTGQLIDELDVPGVGRFEATMINAGIPTIFIDAAALGYSGCELQDAINGDPQALARFETIRAHGALRMGLIQHLEEAQTRQHTPKVAFVAPPADYVASSGKPVAAADIDLTVRALSMGKLHHAMMGTAAVAIGTAAAIPGTVVNRAAGGGVRSTVCFGHPSGTLRVGAEAAQLGDQWQVTKAIMSRSARVLMEGWVRVPAQPLA from the coding sequence ATGACTCAGCTTCGCATTCCCGCCACCTACCTGCGCGGTGGCACCAGCAAAGGCGTGTTCTTCAAGCTCGCCGACCTGCCCGAAGCGGCGCGTCTGCCCGGTCCCGCGCGCGACGCCCTGCTGTTGCGGGTGATCGGCAGCCCCGACCCCTACGGCAAGCAGATCGACGGCATGGGCGGCGCCACGTCGAGCACCAGCAAGACGGTGATCGTCAGCCCCAGCAGCCAGCCGGGGCACGACATCGACTACCTGTTCGGTCAGGTCTCCATCGACAGCGCCTTCGTCGACTGGAGCGGTAACTGCGGCAACCTGTCGGCAGCGGTTGGCCCGTTCGCCATCGCTCAGGGCCTGATCGATCCCACCCGCGTGCCCCACGACGGCATCGCCACGGTGCGCGTATGGCAGGCCAACATCGGCAAGACCATCATTGCCCATGTGCCCATGAGCGGCGGCGAGGTTCAGGAGACCGGAGATTTCGAACTGGACGGCGTGACCTTCCCGGCCGCTGAAGTGCAACTGGAGTTTCTCGATCCGGCGGCCGAGGCCGACGGCGCGGCCGGAGCCATGTTTCCCACCGGGCAGCTCATCGACGAGCTGGACGTACCCGGCGTGGGTCGGTTCGAGGCGACGATGATCAATGCCGGCATCCCGACGATCTTCATCGATGCTGCCGCATTGGGGTACAGCGGCTGCGAATTGCAGGACGCGATCAACGGCGACCCTCAGGCGCTCGCGCGCTTCGAGACGATCCGCGCCCACGGGGCATTGCGCATGGGGTTGATCCAGCATCTGGAAGAGGCGCAAACCCGCCAGCACACGCCCAAGGTCGCCTTCGTCGCACCCCCAGCCGATTACGTCGCTTCCAGCGGCAAGCCGGTGGCTGCGGCCGATATCGACCTGACGGTGCGGGCCCTGTCGATGGGCAAGCTGCACCACGCCATGATGGGCACCGCCGCGGTCGCCATCGGCACGGCTGCCGCGATTCCCGGGACCGTGGTCAACCGCGCAGCCGGTGGCGGCGTGCGCAGTACGGTGTGCTTCGGTCATCCCTCCGGCACCCTGCGCGTAGGCGCCGAAGCCGCCCAGCTGGGTGACCAATGGCAAGTCACCAAGGCGATCATGAGCCGCAGCGCGCGGGTCCTGATGGAAGGCTGGGTCAGGGTGCCCGCGCAGCCCCTCGCTTGA
- a CDS encoding alkene reductase, whose amino-acid sequence MPSLFDSIQVGEQQLPNRILMAPLTRGRATRNHVPTDLMIEYYTQRASAGLIITEATGITQEGLGWPYAPGIWSDEQVEGWKKITAAVHEADGRIDLQLWHMGRIVHPSFLGGAQPVSSSATTAPGHTHTYDGKQPYVEARPLGIHEIPRLLDDYEHAAKNAMRAGFDGVQIHAANGYLIDQFLRDNSNFRDDAYGGSVENRIRLLTEVTQRVVDTIGAERTGVRLSPNGDSQGVNDSDPETLFSAAAAALDKIGIAYLELREPPFDGTFGKADRPPVHPVIRKAFSRTLVLNSDYTHEKAQAALDAGEADAIAFGRPFLANPDLPHRFAKGLPLNKDVMETWYSQGPEGYVDYPTADEQ is encoded by the coding sequence ATGCCTTCTCTATTCGATTCGATCCAGGTTGGCGAGCAGCAGTTGCCCAATCGGATCCTCATGGCCCCGCTGACACGCGGCCGCGCCACCCGCAATCACGTACCCACCGACCTGATGATCGAGTACTACACCCAGCGCGCCAGCGCCGGGTTGATCATCACCGAAGCGACCGGCATCACCCAGGAAGGCCTGGGCTGGCCCTACGCGCCAGGCATCTGGAGCGACGAGCAGGTCGAAGGCTGGAAGAAGATCACCGCCGCCGTGCATGAAGCCGACGGGCGTATCGACCTGCAGCTGTGGCACATGGGCCGCATCGTCCACCCCAGCTTCCTTGGCGGTGCACAGCCGGTTTCGTCTTCGGCGACGACTGCGCCAGGACACACCCATACCTATGACGGCAAGCAACCCTACGTGGAAGCCCGGCCGTTGGGCATCCATGAGATCCCGCGGTTGCTGGACGACTACGAGCACGCCGCGAAGAACGCCATGCGCGCCGGCTTCGATGGTGTACAGATCCATGCCGCCAACGGCTACCTGATCGACCAGTTCCTGCGCGACAACAGCAACTTCCGCGACGACGCCTATGGTGGTTCGGTAGAAAACCGGATTCGCCTGTTGACCGAAGTCACCCAGCGGGTTGTCGACACCATCGGTGCCGAACGCACCGGCGTGCGCCTGTCGCCCAACGGCGATTCGCAAGGCGTCAACGACAGCGATCCGGAAACCCTGTTCTCCGCCGCTGCCGCTGCGCTGGACAAGATCGGCATCGCCTATCTGGAGCTGCGCGAACCGCCATTCGATGGCACCTTCGGCAAAGCCGATCGCCCGCCGGTGCACCCGGTGATCCGCAAGGCCTTCAGCCGTACCCTGGTGCTCAATTCCGACTACACCCACGAAAAAGCGCAGGCTGCGCTGGACGCCGGTGAAGCCGATGCGATCGCCTTCGGTCGGCCGTTCCTGGCCAACCCGGACTTGCCCCATCGGTTCGCCAAGGGGCTGCCGCTGAACAAGGACGTCATGGAAACCTGGTACAGCCAGGGTCCGGAAGGCTATGTGGATTACCCCACGGCCGACGAGCAGTAA
- a CDS encoding type 1 glutamine amidotransferase domain-containing protein → MATQLQGKKVLFITANTGIERDELLKPVEALRAAGATVTHASSEGGTVQTFQQDTEKDRTVESDSKIQGLSASDFDALVIPGGTVNADTLRQDTDAQHLVKAFADAGKVVAAICHGPWLLINAGVIPGKTLTSYPSVSLDLTNAKAAGWVDQEVMQCGANGWTLITSRTPDDIPAFNDAIIKALGAA, encoded by the coding sequence ATGGCTACCCAACTGCAAGGCAAGAAAGTCCTGTTCATCACCGCCAACACCGGCATCGAGCGTGACGAACTGCTCAAGCCCGTCGAAGCGCTGCGTGCAGCCGGCGCCACCGTGACCCACGCTTCCAGCGAAGGCGGCACCGTACAGACCTTCCAGCAGGACACCGAGAAAGATCGCACTGTTGAGTCCGACAGCAAGATCCAGGGCCTGAGCGCCAGCGACTTCGACGCCCTGGTCATTCCAGGCGGCACCGTCAACGCCGACACCCTGCGTCAGGACACCGATGCCCAGCACCTGGTCAAGGCTTTCGCCGATGCAGGCAAAGTGGTCGCTGCCATCTGCCACGGCCCATGGCTGCTGATCAACGCCGGCGTGATTCCCGGCAAGACCCTGACCTCCTACCCCAGCGTCAGCCTCGACCTGACCAACGCCAAGGCCGCAGGCTGGGTCGACCAGGAAGTCATGCAGTGTGGTGCCAACGGCTGGACCCTGATCACCTCGCGCACTCCTGACGATATCCCTGCGTTCAATGACGCCATCATCAAGGCCCTCGGCGCAGCCTGA